One window of the Alicyclobacillus dauci genome contains the following:
- a CDS encoding VIT1/CCC1 transporter family protein — MEHAERHFTGSEFIRDIVIGMSDGLTVPFALAAGLSGTVSQTSLVVIAGMSEIAAGCIAMGLGGYLAANTDREHYFSELRREEREIDEVPGREREEVRSLLLQWGVPEENVETTVNAISQNRKNWIDFMMKFELGLEEPDPKRAVRSSITIAISYIVGGIIPLAPYIFIHHANTALVTSVIITLIALFIFGFVKGRFTGVNPFKSAIQTLLVGGIAAAAAFGLAKVFAG; from the coding sequence ATGGAGCATGCAGAACGTCATTTCACAGGCTCAGAATTTATTCGAGATATTGTTATTGGAATGTCAGACGGCTTGACGGTCCCATTTGCCTTAGCTGCCGGCTTATCAGGAACGGTATCTCAAACTTCTTTGGTAGTGATTGCTGGGATGTCCGAAATCGCCGCAGGCTGTATTGCCATGGGGTTGGGCGGATATCTCGCTGCCAATACAGACCGCGAACACTATTTTTCCGAGCTCCGTCGTGAGGAACGTGAAATCGACGAAGTGCCGGGCAGGGAAAGAGAAGAAGTCAGGTCACTTCTCTTACAGTGGGGCGTTCCCGAGGAAAATGTGGAAACAACCGTCAATGCCATCAGTCAAAATCGGAAAAACTGGATCGACTTTATGATGAAATTCGAGCTAGGTCTTGAGGAACCCGATCCAAAACGAGCGGTGCGCAGCTCGATTACCATTGCAATTTCCTATATCGTTGGTGGTATTATTCCGCTTGCTCCGTATATCTTTATACACCATGCCAATACTGCCCTAGTGACTTCCGTGATAATTACACTGATAGCCCTGTTTATTTTCGGATTTGTGAAAGGCAGATTCACAGGGGTCAATCCATTCAAGAGCGCGATTCAAACATTGCTTGTGGGTGGCATTGCGGCTGCCGCTGCTTTCGGTTTGGCAAAAGTATTTGCTGGATGA
- a CDS encoding DUF1345 domain-containing protein, translated as MAIFREHHSWTRRIAFTIITVLTIGLVISVLFLIYALFKHTETGTGLFRDAALLWIINIIVFAVWYWEIDQGGPLPRHIKQPGRPDFLFPQMASNVDAWADWIPTFSDYVFLAFNTSTAFSPTDTPVLSKRAKVLMVTQSSISLVVVAVLAARAISTA; from the coding sequence GTGGCAATATTTCGCGAACACCACAGTTGGACACGTCGTATCGCTTTTACCATCATTACCGTCCTAACCATCGGCCTCGTTATCAGTGTGCTGTTTCTTATTTATGCATTGTTCAAGCATACCGAGACCGGCACGGGACTGTTTCGGGACGCGGCACTGTTGTGGATAATTAACATCATTGTATTCGCGGTATGGTACTGGGAAATCGATCAAGGAGGCCCACTACCTCGACACATCAAGCAACCAGGGCGTCCCGATTTCCTCTTCCCACAGATGGCATCCAATGTTGACGCTTGGGCAGATTGGATTCCAACGTTTTCCGATTATGTCTTCCTTGCGTTTAATACGAGCACCGCGTTCAGCCCCACTGATACACCCGTTCTATCCAAGAGGGCCAAGGTCCTGATGGTAACACAATCCTCTATTTCATTAGTTGTCGTAGCAGTTCTGGCAGCGAGGGCCATCAGCACTGCTTAA
- a CDS encoding ParA family protein has protein sequence MGITISFGLQKGGVSKTTTSTLSAYILANQGHRVLMVDMDSQGNASQFLTGKSPYDFQGKTVLEACKERDPRPYIVGVNENLDLLPAEDLLSTFSRWLFDEYKHTLGRDADPNSLLFVLRDTLATVKDKYDYILLDLPPNLGEQTLNGMAASDWCVVMAQSEPFAYDALQRYLETLEHIHGRVNANTKLAGILTTLLDARTALGNFIRDRIAEEYEDLVFDTVIRRKSRVIEFSFEGISNKNKTDREALEMYEDFVKELKARVKG, from the coding sequence ATGGGGATAACGATTAGTTTCGGGCTACAGAAAGGCGGCGTATCCAAGACTACAACGTCAACTTTGTCAGCATACATTTTGGCTAATCAAGGTCACCGTGTGCTAATGGTCGATATGGACTCGCAAGGAAACGCTTCACAATTCCTTACAGGCAAGAGTCCGTATGACTTTCAAGGGAAAACAGTACTCGAAGCATGCAAAGAACGCGATCCACGTCCATACATAGTTGGTGTCAATGAAAACTTGGACTTACTCCCTGCAGAGGATTTACTCTCAACCTTCTCGCGTTGGCTGTTCGATGAGTACAAGCATACATTGGGACGTGACGCCGACCCAAACTCACTCTTATTCGTCTTAAGGGATACACTTGCGACTGTGAAAGACAAGTACGACTACATCCTACTCGACCTCCCGCCGAATCTTGGTGAGCAGACACTTAACGGCATGGCGGCTAGCGACTGGTGTGTTGTGATGGCACAGTCGGAACCATTCGCGTATGACGCTTTGCAACGTTACCTTGAAACACTCGAACACATCCACGGTCGTGTAAACGCGAATACAAAGTTAGCTGGAATTTTAACTACACTTCTCGATGCGCGAACCGCGTTAGGCAACTTTATTCGCGACCGCATTGCTGAGGAGTATGAGGACTTGGTGTTTGACACGGTTATACGCCGCAAATCCCGTGTAATTGAATTCAGCTTTGAAGGTATTAGCAACAAGAATAAAACGGATAGAGAAGCATTGGAAATGTATGAGGACTTCGTGAAGGAGTTGAAAGCACGTGTCAAAGGCTGA